Within Brienomyrus brachyistius isolate T26 chromosome 20, BBRACH_0.4, whole genome shotgun sequence, the genomic segment GGTACGCAAAAACACATCTGTACGAGTACCTAAAGATTTTAGCACCTGCCTTtgaatactagctgtaatatgcaATAAATCAGggctggccaatcttatctgcaaaaaGCCGCATATACACtgaccctttgcggataagattggacacccctgcacTAGATGGTGATTTTTTTGAAATACTTTTTCATAAGAAGTTTTTACTTTAGACCATATTATTTGCCATATTATTTGGCTTTTTAatattataattttaattacCTTCACTAGGAAAAGTGTtgggaaagtgatttatatttataaattatttatatgtttttaaCTTAATATTTTTGTGATTTGTTTTTTAATACTACAACTTGTACTTTAGTGCAGTGTTTTCCAGTCTGGTccccggggacccacagacagtccatgtttttgctcctaccaggagctgggagggagcaaaaatgtggactgtctgggagggagcaaaaacatggtccggctttgggtccccaaggaccggattgggaaacagttCTTTAGATGATATGCAGCAATGAATGTGTAACCTTTCATAGTCCTACGAAAATGGCACTGGGATGAATCTTGCTTGACTGGTTAGACGTGCGATTGATTCTCTGTACGTTTTTGTCGAACTGCAGGAAGTGGAGGCCAAGGTGTTCAGGAAGCACCTCGAAGGCCTGGAGGTTTCCATCCTCCCTGAAGATGCCCCTGCTTTCCTTCCCATAGGCCATCTGTCTGATCACATGTCCAACTGCTCTCTGTTTTGGGGGGCTTTGAAAGAGGGAGACACCCTCTCCAACGCAGTTAGCCTCGGGACCAACAAGTCCAACACCGTATCCTTTACCGGGCACTGTCTCTCGTGGCTGTTTTTCTGTAATTGATGTAGCATGTGTAGGTTAGCGCTTTAGCCCTTTTGGGATGTTTCCCTAACCGTCTTCAAAAGATCCTGACCCAGAAGCCCCTCGTGAAAGCCGCCATCACAAACGGCCAGGTAGCCAGAGAGTTCTCTGACATCCAGGAGGGGATGCAGCTCACGGGCTGGATCAAGGACGTCATGCCGTACGGGGTCTTCGTGGAGTTCCCCTACGGCCTCGTGGGCCTGGCGCCCAAATCCGTGAGTTTACCACCAGCCGCTAGCTTAAGCGTTGTGACATAAGCCGTGACTGTAGTCTTCATAGAGAGTTTTTAAAAGTGATGATCATATTTTCGGCCCTGAGGTGTACATATCGATTCAGCGGCAACTCAGGCTGAGGTGgtgatgtgttcctatttggtgcagaaaacatttCCGGTAAATTTCGGGAATGGGGTCTTTACTCAGCCACGCAGGTGCCGGCTGAGTATTTTTGCTATGTGCACAAAGGGTCTGGATTGTATCACCTATCATTGATTATTTAAAAGGCCGCCTTTTCTTAAAATATAGGTGTTACCATGTAGCTAACACCACTGTATGTAGTCTTCTTGAGACTCTGTGGGGAGATTCAGAGAAACTTTGTACTTATGCATTAACTGAATGATTTGACTATAGGAATTAAAGGCCTTTTAATTCACAATACTGTACAGCCATAGCGGTGTAGGTTAACTGTTCACTGACGGTGTGTTCACGCTGTTTCTGTAGGCTATGAGTGACAAGTTTGTCAGCAACACCGAGAGTGTCTTCCAGAAAGGCCAGACGGTGGCCGCCAAGGTCACCGACATGGACAAGGAGAAACGCAGGTTCCTCCTCTCCCTAAAAGTGTCGGAAGTCTGCTTTGAAGAGGGAGATTCCCGGAGAAGGCTTGTTCAAGGCCTGCAGGAGAGGAACGCTGTGGCAGAAATGGTGGCCGCCAAGGGTAAGAGATcggcgcttttccactgccgcCAAGAACTGAGCCGGGCCCGAGCCGAACCACGAAGGGACTGTTTTCCATGGCAAATTATGTGAGCCCGACTGAACCGAGCTGGTTGgatcaccaccatctgattggtcaaaatgcacagagacaaaaaaaaaaaaaaaaaaaacggtgatCTGCATCAATATGACGTCTTCCCAGTCACTCAGATCTTGGAAAAGTTCCAGCTTCCTACTGGGAAAAATGTGTAATGGTAGTGATGGTGTTACAGCCACTGGGTAAATATTCTGTCTCCTACCTGCTTCTCCTGTTAGATCCTGAGCTTCTCCAGTACCTTCGGCCCTTGGCAGTAGGACAGAAGCTGAAGCTGACGGTTGACGCAGTGAACGGCGACAAAAGTGCGACATTCCTGAGAGATGGACTTGGCGGAGTCAGCATAGTCGCAACTCCGGACCATCTGAGCGGTGAGATCAGAGTGTCTATATTCGACACGCGCTTTTCAAGGAATGTGTCTGCAGTTGGTGGGAGACCCTTCCAGCACAGAGCTACAATAGTTCGATTTTATGGATTCGGCGTTTGATGGTTATTTTTTGCTATAGGTGAGAAATTGACCTCGGGGCAGAAGGTGACGGCCGTTATAATCCACGTGGACCCCTGTGCATCGAAGATCTATGTCTCTCTTGCGCCGCAGTTGTTGGGGAAGAGGAAGAAGGTGGGCTGAGATTATCTGTAGTTGTGTTTGAGGTCACTGGGGATGGTTTGCGTGGTGGTCTGAGGGATGAGGCCTGAGGACAGCAGTAGATGGTGGATAACAACCTGGACACATGACCCGGTTTCAGATTTAAATCTCAAACCTTAAATTTTCTGGTAATCAGCTCTGTTATTATCTGTTAGTTCATATAATGACTGATGGTTTTACTTTAATGACTGAATGCTTGCATTTGAAGCCAGAAAACTAATTGAATTAAACTAAATTAAGGCACTGAACAGGTAAACCTAATTAGTTAGGGATACACATAACTGGTACACATTTTCTGTATGAAGCGATACGCAGGGCAGTTTCTCGTCATAGCAGTGCAAATGCATATTTATGTGCATTCCtgctgctatgacaagaaatgactgtgcattttaacctctatgtggctaatttgtacttctttTGCGGTATTAAGGTGAAAATGCGGTCAGTAgtgtacttgcgtaccagttatgtgaaTCCCTGATTGTAATAAGCTAGGAGTATGCATGTTAAAAGTACTGTTTCCAGGCCAAGAGGCCCTGTCAGATTCCTTCTTGTGATGTGTAGCTCATAACATCTTCGGGGAAAAGGTTTGCTAAACTAAAAAGAATCAGACTAGAAAGATatagtgtttattttatttttttttgtcaaatttTGCCTTTTAGCTTAACGCAGGTGCAAAGCTATCAGCTACGGTGCAGTACGTGGAACGAGACTTTGCCGTCATCTCATTGGGCGGCAGCGGTCACCTGACCACAGTCCACACGACTGTTCATTTGAACGACACGTTCCGCTTCGAGTCGGAGAAGATGGCCGTGGGGCGGAGTCTGAACGTCACCGTCAAGGAGCCTTGCTGCGAAGACCTCGGAGGGCTTCCATTGGTGTCGTGGACGTCCATCTCGGCGTCCACTCCCAGCAGGGAAACGAAGGCGATTCCCAGGAGTGCGGCAGTGCGTAGAAAGCACACTTACAAGAAGGGCGACGTGGTGACCGGCACAGTGAAGTCCGTGAAGCCCCTCTGTGCGTTCGTCAGCCTGCCCGGCGGCGTCCGAGCCAGCGTCCATGTCTCTCAGATCCAGGAGACTTTCAAAAAGGCACGAAGCTTCCCCACAGCCTCCTTGAAGAAGGGCAAGACGGTCACTGCTAGGGTCATTGGAGAAAGGGAGTGTTCCGATCACAAGTGAGTCATTCGACTAGCAAAATACACACTGTCCTAAGTCAGCGCCCGTCTTCATCGCGTCGAATATGGAACTGCGCCGAACACATGTTAAACATCTCATGTCAAACATTGGACAGTAATTAATACAAGTTAAGAATTTAATttcggtggtgcagtgggtgtCACTGTTGCCTGGCAGCATCGCGGGTTTGAATCCCCAATCTGCGCACTAGAGAGCTACAAGGGGATGATGTCATTCACAGGGACAGATGGGGGTGGAGAACATCTAAACCATCTCCACCCTGTCCCCATGTTCACCAGCACACCAACAGCACAGAGTAAAATTAAACATCTCCATATTTGCCTCTAAATATCTCAATTATTAAATCACTCCCTTGATGTGGCCActaggtggtggtggggggaggagaaaTAATTAAACTGAACAAAAGGACTAATATAGAAGATATAAGAATTTGcatagacaagcagtttcacgACTATACATTTTATTATCATCCTCGCAGGAATACCGTAATTATCTCCATTCATGCAGTTAAGCTAATTGGTGTCTGTAAAGTGTTTGTAGTATATGATTGTATCTGTGTATGTGCCCTTTGCTGCATGGAATAGGTTCGAGGGCCCTCCATGAccctgggatggatggatggatggatggatggatgtttattcAGTGACTAACAAACTTACTCAAACAGCAAAACATCTTGCCTGGTTAGATGATTATATCTTTGTATTTGACCTAATTATTTAAtggtttatattttattttcaatagGCTTCTGCCAATTTCCCACCCAGAGTCCAAGTTCACGGAACTTGAACTCACGTTACTCCCAAGGTAGGATCTATGTCTAGACTTGTTCATTTGTATTCGTACAAACTTTGGCCGTAGTGACAATATAAAGCTTTCATTATATAATCACCATTTAATATTTTTGAAAAGCTAATTACTATGTTGTTTTTTCCCCATCATAGCTTGCTGAAAGATGATGCCAATCTTGAGGACATCAAGACCTCCAAGACACTGAAGGCCTACCAGGCCGGGCAGGACCTCACCTGCTTCGTGTCTAAGGTGACGTGCGCTCTCCCGGCGAGCAGGGACCTGCAGCGAGATCTTCCTTCTGGCTTTTCCGCCGGATGTCTTACTTACGCCTGTCCTCTCTCGTCTTCAGTATGACATTCAGAAGAAACAGCTGAAGGTCATCCTCACCCCCTCCGTTAGTGGGAGGGTGGACTTTCTGGCTATGACCCTAGATCGCCAAGTAAGTAGTGCTCCAAAGGGTTAACCTTTTTAAATGTGCGTCCAGCTCTTTCCTATTACCATTAGTGGCACATGCattattataggagactgaccaatcagcacacagcaacatCTCAGGGCTAAAGTGAAACccaggtccttttaattgaaaagGTAGTTTACAAACCTTGTCATAGCTCagtgtccctcctgacatggattaggttGTGACCCTAGTCAGGAATCAGAATATTATCCGATCTCTGTAGATAGGTACATGCTAAACCTTTGATATAATAGATCGTCTCATCAATTTTTCCCCACCAATCAGGTGATTAGCTGTATCTCTTTGTCTGCGCCTTAGTGTGCATGTGTTAATGTTGTCATGCTTATATGAACTTTACTTCGGTTTTTATATTCTGTTTATTCTCGCTTGCATTCTGACCAACGAGAGATATTTCAGCTTCTGCTCCTCATATATGTCTGAAGTGACAATAAGATACCCTGACATTTAACAATAAATGAATGACAATAGGAGAGGGATACGTTACTCTGTATGTTGAAACACttctttagttttattttatgtccagtaactccccccccccctcctccattcAGGTGGCCAAATATCCAGAGAGGATGTTTAAAATGGGCCAAGCTCTCCCAGCTAAAGTCGTCGGACTGGACAGCTCAAAGAAACGGCTTTCTCTGTCCCTTACAGGTAACGTCCGGTTTAATCCACCTCCCTCACCATTATGACAGTGGCCCTGCTTTAGTAATTTTATTTCATATGCCATTCTGTGTCGTACAGCGCTGTTAATGGTCCCGCGTTGTGCTGTCTGGTCTGTGAGCCCTTAACAGCATCCTTCCGGTCCCCCGATCCGCAGGCGTGTACAGACTCACCCCCGGGACGGTCACTCTGGGAACAGTGCAGGAGCTGCTAGCGAACAGTGGCCTGGTCGTATCGCTGCCCTTCGGCAGGTCGGGCTTCGTGTcggtggtggacctcaccgactCCTACAGGCCGAAGCCCCTGGAGAGCTATTGGGTCGGCAAAATCGTCAGGTCAGCATCGCCGCCCAGCATTGccccgcccacttcctgttcagAGCCTTAgggtgtttgtcaatgtgtgtAGTAGACTGGGTTGCTGTTCTCGCATACCCCTATTACGGCATCTTCCATTACCAAAGACCAGTACCAATACtaggaacagaagtacagacaaCGGTAAAAATCCTTCGGATGTCATTCTTGCGCCCTTAGTCCTCAGCTTCCTTAGTCCTCAGCTTCCTTAGTCCTCAGCTTCCTGTATGCTGGAAGAAAGCTGGTGGCAGGAATCGCTTTCTGTTTCTCTCCTGGGCACTGACCTGTTGTTTGGGATTCCCAGGTGCTGCGTCATCGGAGAGGAGCCTGACCATATGCAGCTGTCTCTCCGTGCATCCAGGTATTGAATATGACCGTGTGTCTTCAGAATGAAGCCGTAAGCTTTGCAGAACGCGGAGTCGCCTTATGTTGCCTTTAAAGTTTGGTCTCGCTTAAGCAGGTAACGCGTTGGAATTAGTGGATGCACGACGTCAGTGGGCCCGGAAACCAGGAGATGTACAGGTCTCGGTGTTgatactgttccgtgttctgtaGGATGGAGCCTGAAACCACAGTTCCTGTGAAAGATCCAGAGATCTTATCAATCGGTGACctaaagaaaagcagacttgtcCGCGGTTACGTCAAGCATGTTGGAGTCCAGGGCGTCTTCATAAGGTGAGTCTTATCGAATATAATTCATAAAAAAGATAACTGCTGTAGTTATAACCCTGTACTCTACAACAAAGTGAAAATAGCTGGTTCTTTTTGGTGGGAGAGCTTCGGAATGCCGTGATCTTAAGCGGTCTAAATAAAGATGCTCTATTTCTCGATGTGTGAAAGGAAAGTGAGACTTGGAGGGAATCTAAAACCGTGGGCTGCTGCTCATTGTTCGTAGGCCGTGTCGGTGCCTTTCTGCTTCCTGAACTGCACACCGGTGCGAGCAGACATCGCCTGCCAGCCCATCTGTCATTTCTGCTGCCTTTTAAGTTGTTTTATTCAGCTCGGCGCTTAATGTGGGAACGGTAGAGTGTTGGCGGATGGTggataaattgttttttttttttttttttttaccatatgTAACATTCAGATTGTTTTGTGCAGGTTATCCAGGACTATCACAGGATTGGCCAGATTTGAGCATGTGACTAGCTATCATGTGACTGATAAGGATATATTTGCCAAGCACATACATCTACATGCTCTGTACACCACCAAGGTGCTCAGGTAAGGTTAGACTTGCAGCTTGTGTACAGTGGAACGTCAGTCACAAACAAACTGCTCCTTATTTTTTAGTCGGATGACTTCTGCATTTTTGTATTATCTACTAATGTTATCTACCAAGTATTCTTTGTATCATTAGTGCAGTGTTCGTGGTGGTATTATTACTTCTTGTTGTTATAAATTTTGGTTTTGTAGAGTCAGGAAAAAAGAAGGTCAGGTTGAACTTTCTCTGCTGCCGGAAGACACCGGAAAACCAGACGTTCTCCCAGAATCCCTTGCTCTGccactgagagagagagggcaggAAATCAAAACAAAAGATTCAAAGAAACGAAAGAGGCTGCCGGTGAGGGGCATCGTGTGCCCTCTGCGCCCATCCTTCATGTCCCAGACCCGCTCCCCGATTGTCACCGTGTCCCTCTCTTTCCCGTTCCTGTAGGGGGAGCCTCACAAACACGGGAAGAACGGGACCGTGGAGAGGGCTGGGGAATCGGAGGAGGATGACAGTGGGGTGGACGCCTACTTCCAGGAAGACGAGGAAGAGtcttctccaaaaaaggtcgGATTTTAACACGGTGTTTTGTAATGGTCGCTTTTTCATGCCTGGCTGTGGCttagcctctctctctctccctgctgcccccccagcccaaGAAGGCCCCGCAGCCCATCAAGGCGGGCAAGCAGAGGCTTCAGGTAGAAGGTGGCTTCTCCTGGGACCTGGGCCTCAGCGCTCTGCGACCAGCCGTCAGCCAGAAGGGGGCCGACGgcagcgaggaggaggaggatgagcaGACCCAGGTAACAGGGGCCCACTGAATCTCAGCCACCATATTTTGGGTTATTCATTTATTGAatgtttttatccaaagtggcCTACAGTATAGGGAAGGGTCATAATTAATGTGTGCtctttgggatttgaacccacaacctttgtgtTGGTAGCACAATGCTCTGCTCGTTGAGTTACAGGAGGTACTCTATCTGAACATCAAGTGGTTCCATGCCCCCCCAAACCCCAGGACCACTGGTAGACATTTTGGGCCCCCAATCCAATTAAATTCCAAATATTTTAGGCCCCCTGTCATCCtaacttgccccccccccccttcccttttACAAAGCCCCTGCCCACTCTTCTCTGTGCTCCCTCCCCCACGTTATCTCCCTTGGCGTCTCGTCGCCTTCCAACCCTAGAAGAAAAGCCGTAAGGACAAGGAGGtagagaagcagcaggcggagaAGGTTCTCTCCAAGTTGGAGAGCGAGCTGATGGACCCCAGTCTGAGACCCGAGTCGGCGAGCAGCTTCGAGCGGCTGGTGCTCAGCTCCCCGAACAGCTCGTTGGTCTGGCTGCAGTACATGGCCTTCCACCTGCAGGCCACGGAGATCGAGCAGGCGCGCGCCGTGGCCGAGAGGGCCCTCAAGACGATCTCCTTCAGGTCAGCGCCGCCGAGCCACCCGCCCCTGCTCAGCCTGACGTTACGCGCACCCCACCGCGATCGTTGACCTCCACGGTCCTTTACCCGCCCCTACAGGGAGGAGCAGGAGAAACTCAATGTGTGGGTCGCCCTTCTTAACCTGGAGAACCTGTACGGCTCGCAGGAGAGCCTGCAGAAGGTGTTCGAGAGGGCGCTGCAGTACTGCGAGCCGCTGGCTGtctaccagcagctggccgacGTCTACGCCAAGTCTGACAAGCACAAGGTGAATTATGGGCCATGTAGGACTTAAGCGAAACTGCATCCTTTCCTCCTGGTTGtgctcacaaaaaaaaacacatcctcTGTTTCCCAAAGGAGGCGGAGGCGCTGTATAAGAACATGGTGAAACGATTCCGCCAGGACAGGTCCGTGTGGCTGAGCTACGGCACATTCCTCCTCAGACAGGGCCAGAACGATGCTGCTCACTCTGTCCTCCAGAGGGCGCTCCGGAGTCTCCCAGACAAAGAGcgtaagtttttttttgtgtcgtCTCAAATCCTGCCCAGTGCAGTTGTTCAGATAGCCAAAAATAACCTGCCTGATTAATGCTTGAATTTGTTATTCAAATTCgacatatgtatgtgtgtacttCCATACTCCTTGTAGTGGGCTGGCATTCTACCCAGGTTGTTCCCTTGCCATGTGCTTCCTGAGGCAGGCTAAAGACTCGCCATTAGCCGTTACTATATTATTGATAGCTGGAAGAATTTTATTTTAGGTGTCGCAGGGGTGAGTGGGTTTGTTAGCTACGTGGTGTAATAATACTCCTATGGTTCTCATCTTTCCCTGCTTACTGAGCGCAGGATTTGACTCCCTGTCTTGCATAATGGAAGCTTGTGATATCTTCCTTCTCAGATGTGGACCTGATAGTCAAGTTTGCTCAGCTGGAGTTCCAGTACGGAGATGTGGAGCGGGCTAAGTCTATGTTTGACAGAACCCTGATGAGCTATCCCAAGCGCACGGATCTTTGGTCTGTCTACATAGACCTGATGATCAGGCACGGCACCCAGAAGGAAGTCCGGTAAGACGGCCTTGGACTGGGGGCTTTGCAGCCCTCCATCTGTCCACACTGTCGCTAGTAGCTCTGTAAACCTTCTGTTTGCGTGCCCTTTCCTGGAGCTCATGCTGTCAGATTCCAGTCATATTCAGGGCTGCCCTCCGCACACTATTTCAATCTATCATCTTGTTAAATCCGTTGAGTCATCGCCGCCTTTATGTAATGATTTATGTTCACTTAATCATCACTATAGGCATGCATTTTGATTAAGCCGGGCTTCTTATTTTATGAAATAGTCTGTGAACTTCTAGGAACTTCCCTGCAGTTTCATGTGCTGGAACATGCCAAGTGATACATCAGCCATCGTTTAGCAAGTCTGGACAGGAAGCTGGCTGTTAGTCACCCTGTACTAAAGGACCTACAGTCAGCTGTGTTGCAAAATACCTCCGACAGTAACCGTTTCAGTCCCAGGGTTCACTGCTGAGACCGACAGCATGTCTCAgactttcctttttttcttctttcaggGATCTGTTTGACCGCGTGATCCACCTGAGTGTGGCAGTCAAGAGGATCAAGTTCTTTTTCAAGAGGTACCTGGAGTATGAGAAGAAGAGTGGGACGGTGGAGAGCGTGCAGGCCGTGAAGGAGAAGGCCTTGCAGTACGTGGAGGCTAAGGGAGCCGAGGAAGCCAGCTAGGGACGGCCCGCCTGAACATCACGGCCCGCCTGAACATCACGGCCCGCCTGAACATCACGGCCCGCCTGAACATCACGGCCCGCCTGAACATCACGGCCCGCCCTAAACTGACTCTCACGAATGAGATTCCCAACTCCTCCCAGCGTGCAAGTTTTGTCCCACCGAGCAGCAGCATGTGCCCGTTTCCTGCTTCAGGGCTGTGTTGCGATTGGCTGCTTGGATGTAACATCCCGCCTCCTGTTGAACGTCCTTTTTCTTCAGAGAA encodes:
- the pdcd11 gene encoding protein RRP5 homolog — translated: MASLEEDFPRGGTSKKTAGSKSIVERIEVDNLFQIREPEVKKRKSTKGDTKGAKKQKTSKEGSLKLNTAEATDILSFKNIKVGTLFLGCVKEVTDFQVTVSLPNGLKGFLPVGNISASFTKMLTSQLEMGDSLEEIFSLPSLFPPGRLLRCIVSGLEATQKGHTSVRLSIDPKEVNKGFTPESLKAGMMLNGCVESIEDHGFLLDIGVSGTKAFLPKGKQVKGTTKQGGFKVGQHVDCVLKEVKNEGRIVLLAATSSAVTQSCAETQHGWTLRNLLPGLMVKAQVQKVGKHGLFLEFLSSFSGTVDFLHMDRDRTSNYSPGQTLKACVLYVEPSSRSVGLSLREHLLSPGPLLEPVTSDSIGKVFEGCRMTSLHPASGAILELPEKMVAFVHKQHLKDIGETFTPDQVMAKSSHTCRILDFSPLEQMHTATLRRAIIDEMFLRYQDFQPGQLVQGRVSSLQTFGIIVELTDYIKGMVPRTHLADVVLKNPEKVYKVGNKVKCRVLSVDRVSQKLLLTRKKTLLSSTLPLISSYSAIRVGQVSHGWIVSVQNFGCIVRFFGEVKGLVPIGELSRERVSVPQSLFYVGQVVKAKVLSCDPAQEKLLLSFKAVVDKENQATQKLSFETGKEVEAKVFRKHLEGLEVSILPEDAPAFLPIGHLSDHMSNCSLFWGALKEGDTLSNAVSLGTNKSNTILTQKPLVKAAITNGQVAREFSDIQEGMQLTGWIKDVMPYGVFVEFPYGLVGLAPKSAMSDKFVSNTESVFQKGQTVAAKVTDMDKEKRRFLLSLKVSEVCFEEGDSRRRLVQGLQERNAVAEMVAAKDPELLQYLRPLAVGQKLKLTVDAVNGDKSATFLRDGLGGVSIVATPDHLSGEKLTSGQKVTAVIIHVDPCASKIYVSLAPQLLGKRKKLNAGAKLSATVQYVERDFAVISLGGSGHLTTVHTTVHLNDTFRFESEKMAVGRSLNVTVKEPCCEDLGGLPLVSWTSISASTPSRETKAIPRSAAVRRKHTYKKGDVVTGTVKSVKPLCAFVSLPGGVRASVHVSQIQETFKKARSFPTASLKKGKTVTARVIGERECSDHKLLPISHPESKFTELELTLLPSLLKDDANLEDIKTSKTLKAYQAGQDLTCFVSKYDIQKKQLKVILTPSVSGRVDFLAMTLDRQVAKYPERMFKMGQALPAKVVGLDSSKKRLSLSLTGVYRLTPGTVTLGTVQELLANSGLVVSLPFGRSGFVSVVDLTDSYRPKPLESYWVGKIVRCCVIGEEPDHMQLSLRASRMEPETTVPVKDPEILSIGDLKKSRLVRGYVKHVGVQGVFIRLSRTITGLARFEHVTSYHVTDKDIFAKHIHLHALYTTKVLRVRKKEGQVELSLLPEDTGKPDVLPESLALPLRERGQEIKTKDSKKRKRLPGEPHKHGKNGTVERAGESEEDDSGVDAYFQEDEEESSPKKPKKAPQPIKAGKQRLQVEGGFSWDLGLSALRPAVSQKGADGSEEEEDEQTQKKSRKDKEVEKQQAEKVLSKLESELMDPSLRPESASSFERLVLSSPNSSLVWLQYMAFHLQATEIEQARAVAERALKTISFREEQEKLNVWVALLNLENLYGSQESLQKVFERALQYCEPLAVYQQLADVYAKSDKHKEAEALYKNMVKRFRQDRSVWLSYGTFLLRQGQNDAAHSVLQRALRSLPDKEHVDLIVKFAQLEFQYGDVERAKSMFDRTLMSYPKRTDLWSVYIDLMIRHGTQKEVRDLFDRVIHLSVAVKRIKFFFKRYLEYEKKSGTVESVQAVKEKALQYVEAKGAEEAS